The following proteins are co-located in the Xyrauchen texanus isolate HMW12.3.18 chromosome 41, RBS_HiC_50CHRs, whole genome shotgun sequence genome:
- the LOC127634589 gene encoding lipase member H-like, translating into MSLRHFLNLVSIFMLCKGQDSECDNFTDLDFHESFMGTNLYVRLLLYTRTNQECGQEFPHHNFTHEPLFNVTRPTTFVIHGYRPTGAPPIWINHIVLLLAAQKDMNIFVVDWNRGAANLNYFTAVANTRRTAANITGFIESMEKEGASLDSMHLIGVSLGAHVAGFIGAMLGGRVGRITGLDPAGPMFAGVPPEERLDPTDAQFVDVLHTDMNSFGLRGTHGHIDLYANGGLDQPGCPKTIFSGKSYFVCDHQRSVFLYLCALNHTCNITAYPCSSYTDFLNGQCLQCETFKPASCPVLGYDMSQWRDTLLRLGQTRAFFSTTAELPYSKTSYRVDLVTWNQFLRWGVVILRLHNGKNVIETRLDHKLLRFEQYTSTRLLAQFDEDLYPIQKISLRIVTGNVIGPRYKIRLLHIRISPLEKPNRPLMCRYDIILEENAEVSFKPLPCS; encoded by the exons GTCAGGACAGTGAGTGCGACAACTTCACTGATCTGGATTTCCACGAGTCATTCATGGGGACCAATCTCTATGTGCGTTTACTCCTTTACACCCGCACCAACCAAGAGTGCGGTCAAGAGTTTCCCCACCATAACTTCACTCATGAGCCCCTGTTTAatgtgaccagacccactacttTTGTTATACATGGGTACCGACCCACAGGTGCACCACCCATCTGGATCAATCACATTGTTCTCCTGCTAGCAGCACAGAAGGACATGAACATCTTTGTAGTGGACTGGAACAGAGGGGCAGCCAACCTCAACTACTTCACAGCCGTGGCCAATACACGTCGTACAGCTGCAAACATTACTGGCTTCATAGAGAGCATGGAG AAGGAGGGAGCATCTCTTGACTCCATGCACCTGATTGGGGTCAGCCTAGGCGCACATGTGGCTGGGTTTATTGGGGCGATGCTAGGTGGAAGGGTGGGCAGAATAACAG GTCTGGACCCAGCAGGGCCAATGTTTGCTGGTGTTCCCCCTGAGGAACGCCTTGATCCAACTGATGCCCAGTTTGTTGATGTGCTGCACACAGATATGAACT CCTTTGGCCTTAGAGGAACCCATGGCCATATTGATTTGTATGCCAATGGAGGATTAGATCAGCCTGGCTGTCCCAAGACCATCTTTTCAG GGAAGTCTTACTTTGTGTGTGATCACCAGAGGTCTGTTTTCCTGTACCTGTGTGCTCTGAACCACACCTGTAACATTACAGCATACCCCTGTTCCTCATACACTGACTTCCTCAATGGCCAGTGTTTGCAGTGTGAGACCTTCAAGCCTGCTTCCTGTCCTGTTCTAG GTTATGACATGAGCCAGTGGAGGGATACACTCTTGAGGTTAGGGCAAACAAGAGCCTTTTTCTCAACTACAGCAGAGCTCCCCTACAGCA AGACAAGCTACAGAGTGGACCTAGTTACCTGGAACCAGTTTCTACGCTGGGGGGTGGTCATCCTCCGACTTCACAATGGAAAAAATGTAATAGAAACCAGGCTAGATCA TAAGCTGTTGCGGTTTGAGCAGTATACATCCACTCGACTACTTGCCCAGTTTGATGAAGATCTATATCCAATTCAGAAAATCTCTTTACGGATCGTCACTGGAAATGTTATCGGGCCACGTTACAAGATAAGGCTGCTTCATATTAGGATATCACCACTGGAAAAGCCAAACAG GCCACTAATGTGTCGATATGATATAATTCTGGAGGAGAATGCTGAAGTGTCCTTCAAACCTTTGCCCTGTTCTTGA